One window of Magallana gigas chromosome 2, xbMagGiga1.1, whole genome shotgun sequence genomic DNA carries:
- the LOC105333291 gene encoding serine/threonine-protein phosphatase 6 regulatory ankyrin repeat subunit B isoform X3: MASEDYFCKYCALESEGFEDPFGYQLDPGKKNYKEIFPELLHDFQSKSEYICARHRHGISVHQFGTVKNSNKSKDANVSNFKYNIANPIAREERKRVDDKKVQQHGENVTFINKSTSSKPASPTMEKTKSKPCTTTQGQLSNQLGRGSERLNPSNNQCCCCSEYHHHTFESPEFYVPRDDSCSKLEASLSQNHQDVEKANETFLNISNAFWYPSLCLNQFSPEFLYTNFESLWPQEDVLRDILRDSIQNTVLRSAIPQLTKVAIVCGPVDMLKSLISLSLVRLDTSVEEEAGLLHYACLFRRLDVITYLTSIGIPAKLKDKHGNFASALSFSSKVYKHLPHKYQLTQAPQSAPKLPSAQDRNVIFSLAKSPRSLYDIQRKLQSFEFNVNTECDETGNFLIHLATQTGLCQLPLIYSLRHIQHADIELCNSDGLTPLMIAAVEGSNILCDVLICVFGADPNKNNVHNGRTALHYATQYNHVNIVTTLIKRGADFNKEDYRGLRPDDLNISLYHHDDCKDIITSHRALRLKHLTDVVQSGTLKKTDLWESDINVTDENNFTLLMVAALHNRADNVEMILEVSANSINAQYYQLNEDPSSDCNTGMTALSMAAMKGHATVVHLLLSKGANPAISDIMRLSPLYHAVLNNHEEAVKAILEFFPTTYWGLFEAMKISKKTHIYSLIKQAWQRRQDEIVSPGLFESCMSGKADQLYCMLEEGDVVDPKSGVGNWPLFLAVENGHLEIVRLLCQKGADIRKRYTPTGSTLLHTAAQMGRGEVMDYLLGLCRPLKKSEEEYKLGYFHRGLDINAVNKENKTALQVAAEKGYLKIVKSLLLHGATTSLLDSNGALFCLPEFGGVWQEISDHRQRHSNHIFNFITLDSKKNFAALMKIWLPGFDHNLRDKGGNTPLMVACQVGVSEIISFLLQSAVYPQSLYEDDDAISTYDDNDSGVQDTVLTPPTKQYGSYIDDDLLRSFEFSRDYGKEAFANRSEQKNSSSRLETLLNDVDKPKGLCIFHDGLVSHVCAVNPNNGCTALHLTIDKGDNPKIVSLLLDADSSCVNMQDNKGLTPLHYASRQKRKKCVELLLSVEEIDVNILSLNGSLAEDLTTDKSVIKLINSHRKGQPVRQRTDPESCGASVVSDFGLRSTPSTQKASTVNFEKIQGRFEALKRQKKE; the protein is encoded by the exons ATGGCTTCAGAAGACTATTTCTGTAAGTATTGTGCATTGGAGTCAGAAGGATTTGAGGATCCATTTGGATATCAGTTAGACCCTGGGAAAAAGAACTACAAAGAAATATTTCCTGAACTTCTTCATGACTTTCAATCTAAATCAGAATATATTTGTGCAAGACATCGACACGGGATATCAGTCCATCAGTTTGGAACagtgaaaaattcaaacaagtCTAAGGATGCTAATGTATCCAACTTCAAGTATAATATTGCTAATCCTATAGCAAGGGAGGAAAGGAAAAGGGTTGATgataaaaaagttcaacagcATGGAGAGAATGTGACATTCATCAACAAAAGCACCTCCTCTAAGCCAGCTTCACCAACGATGGAGAAGACAAAAAGTAAACCCTGTACAACTACTCAAGGGCAATTATCAAATCAACTAGGCCGGGGGTCAGAGAGATTGAACCCCTCCAACAACCAGTGTTGTTGCTGCTCGGAGTACCATCATCACACATTCGAATCTCCTGAATTTTACGTTCCTAGAGATGACTCTTGTTCAAAGTTGGAGGCATCCCTTTCACAAAACCATCAGGATGTGGAGAAAGCAAATGAGACTTTCCTTAATATAAGCAATGCATTTTGGTACCCCAGCTTGTGTCTCAATCAGTTTTCCCCTGAGTTTCTGTACACTAACTTTGAATCCCTGTGGCCACAAGAGGACGTCTTGAGAGACATTTTAAGGGACAGCATTCAGAATACAGTATTACGCAGTGCCATACCTCAGCTGACCAAAGTTGCTATAGTGTGTGGGCCAGTTGATATGTTAAAATCTCTCATCTCTTTGTCATTAGTCA GACTTGATACCTCTGTAGAGGAGGAGGCAGGTCTTCTCCATTATGCCTGTTTGTTCAGAAGACTGGATGTGATCACTTATTTAACCAGCATAGGCATTCCTGCAAAGCTGAAAGATAAGCATG GAAACTTTGCCAGTGCTTTGAGTTTCAGTTCTAAGGTGTATAAGCATCTCCCTCACAAATACCAGCTGACTCAGGCCCCCCAGTCCGCCCCCAAACTTCCCAGTGCTCAGGACAGGAATGTCATCTTCTCTTTGGCAAAGTCCCCCAGATCACTCTATGACATACAGAGGAAGTTACAG TCATTTGAATTCAATGTCAACACTGAATGTGATGAAACTGGTAACTTCCTAATTCATCTGGCTACCCAGACAG GTCTGTGTCAGCTTCCACTGATCTACAGCCTCAGACACATACAGCATGCAGACATTGAGCTGTGTAACTCGGACGGGCTCACCCCTCTCATGATAGCAGCAGTGGAGGGCTCCAACATACTCTGTGAT GTTCTTATTTGTGTGTTTGGAGCTGACCCCAATAAAAACAATGTTCACAATGGCCGGACGGCATTACATTATGCCACACAGTACAATCATGTCAACATCGTTAC GACTTTGATCAAGAGAGGGGCTGATTTCAATAAGGAAGATTACCGAGGCCTACGACCTGATGACCTCAATATCAGCCTGTATCACCATGACGATTGTAAAGACATAATAACATCACATAGGGCACTCAGGCTGAAACATCTCACAGATGTGGTACAAAGT GGGACGCTGAAGAAGACTGATCTGTGGGAATCGGACATTAATGTCACCGACGAAAACAACTTCACTCTGCTGATGGTGGCAGCTCTTCATAACAG AGCTGATAATGTTGAAATGATTCTGGAAGTTAGTGCAAATTCCATCAATGCCCAGTACTACCAG CTGAATGAGGATCCTTCCAGTGATTGTAACACAGGAATGACAGCATTAAGTATGGCTGCCATGAAGGGGCATGCAACTGTTGTCCATCTTCTCCTGTC GAAGGGAGCTAACCCTGCAATATCAGACATCATGAGGTTGTCTCCACTGTACCATGCAGTTTTGAACAACCATGAGGAGGCTGTTAAAGCAATACTGGAGTTTTTCCCCACTACCTACTGG GGCTTGTTTGAAGCCATGAAAATTAGTAAGAAGACACACATTTACAGCCTGATCAAACAAGCCTGGCAAAG GAGACAGGATGAGATAGTAAGCCCAGGATTGTTTGAGTCCTGTATGTCAGGGAAGGCTGATCAGCTGTACTGTATGTTAGAGGAAGGAGATGTTGTAGACCCAAAG AGTGGTGTTGGCAACTGGCCATTGTTCTTAGCTGTAGAAAATGGACATTTAGAGATTGTCAGATTACTATGTCAG AAAGGAGCAGATATACGGAAGCGTTACACCCCCACTGGATCCACCCTCCTACACACCGCAGCGCAGATGGGGCGGGGAGAGGTGATGGACTACCTGCTGGGGCTGTGTCGACCCCTGAAGAAGAGCGAGGAGGAGTACAAGTTAGGGTACTTTCACCGGGGGCTGGACATCAATGCTgtcaataaagaaaacaaaacagcCCTCCAAGTGGCTGCGGAAAAAG GTTACCTCAAGATTGTGAAATCTCTGCTGCTTCACGGAGCTACTACCTCACTGCTGGACTCCAATGGTGCCCTCTTCTGCCTCCCAGAATTTGGAGGAGTCTGGCAAGAAATCAGTGACCACAGACAAAGGCATTCCAACCATATCTTTAACTTCATCACTCTGGATTCCAAAAAGAACTTTGCAGCTCTCATGAAAATATGGCTG CCTGGGTTTGATCACAATCTGCGAGACAAGGGGGGAAACACCCCTCTGATGGTGGCTTGTCAGGTGGGCGTGTCTGAAATCATCTCCTTCCTGTTGCAGTCAGCTGTCTACCCACAATCCCTGTACGAGGATGATGATGCCAT CTCCACTTATGATGACAATGACTCGGGGGTCCAAGACACAGTGCTAACCCCACCCACCAAACAGTATGGCTCCTACATAGATG ATGATTTACTCAGGAGCTTTGAGTTCTCACGTGATTATGGTAAAGAAGCCTTTGCCAACAG atCAGAACAAAAGAATTCATCAAGTCGACTTGAAACATTGTTAAACGATGTAGATAAACCAAAGGGACTCTGTATTTTTCACG ATGGACTTGTGAGTCACGTCTGTGCTGTGAATCCAAACAATGGTTGTACTGCTCTCCATTTGACTATTGACAAGGGGGATAACCCTAAGATTGTCTCCCTTTTGTTGGATGCTGATTCAAGTTGTGTAAACATGCAGGACAATAAGGGACTAACTCCTCTACATTACGCCAGTAGACAGAAACGGAAAAAATGTGTAGAGCTGCTTCTG agTGTTGAAGAGATAGATGTGAACATCCTGTCTTTGAATGGCAGCCTGGCAGAAGACTTGACCACCGATAAATCAGTGATCAAACTGATCAACAGTCACAGAAAGGGACAGCCTGTCAG ACAGAGGACCGACCCAGAAAGTTGTGGTGCTTCTGTGGTGTCCGATTTTGGTCTCCGCTCCACCCCCAGCACACAGAAGGCATCCACTGTCAATTTTGAGAAAATTCAAGGAAGATTTGAAGCTCTCAAGAGACAGAAAAAGGAGTAG
- the LOC105333291 gene encoding serine/threonine-protein phosphatase 6 regulatory ankyrin repeat subunit B isoform X1 has protein sequence MASEDYFCKYCALESEGFEDPFGYQLDPGKKNYKEIFPELLHDFQSKSEYICARHRHGISVHQFGTVKNSNKSKDANVSNFKYNIANPIAREERKRVDDKKVQQHGENVTFINKSTSSKPASPTMEKTKSKPCTTTQGQLSNQLGRGSERLNPSNNQCCCCSEYHHHTFESPEFYVPRDDSCSKLEASLSQNHQDVEKANETFLNISNAFWYPSLCLNQFSPEFLYTNFESLWPQEDVLRDILRDSIQNTVLRSAIPQLTKVAIVCGPVDMLKSLISLSLVRLDTSVEEEAGLLHYACLFRRLDVITYLTSIGIPAKLKDKHGNFASALSFSSKVYKHLPHKYQLTQAPQSAPKLPSAQDRNVIFSLAKSPRSLYDIQRKLQSFEFNVNTECDETGNFLIHLATQTGLCQLPLIYSLRHIQHADIELCNSDGLTPLMIAAVEGSNILCDVLICVFGADPNKNNVHNGRTALHYATQYNHVNIVTTLIKRGADFNKEDYRGLRPDDLNISLYHHDDCKDIITSHRALRLKHLTDVVQSGTLKKTDLWESDINVTDENNFTLLMVAALHNRADNVEMILEVSANSINAQYYQLNEDPSSDCNTGMTALSMAAMKGHATVVHLLLSKGANPAISDIMRLSPLYHAVLNNHEEAVKAILEFFPTTYWGLFEAMKISKKTHIYSLIKQAWQRRQDEIVSPGLFESCMSGKADQLYCMLEEGDVVDPKSGVGNWPLFLAVENGHLEIVRLLCQKGADIRKRYTPTGSTLLHTAAQMGRGEVMDYLLGLCRPLKKSEEEYKLGYFHRGLDINAVNKENKTALQVAAEKGYLKIVKSLLLHGATTSLLDSNGALFCLPEFGGVWQEISDHRQRHSNHIFNFITLDSKKNFAALMKIWLPGFDHNLRDKGGNTPLMVACQVGVSEIISFLLQSAVYPQSLYEDDDAISTYDDNDSGVQDTVLTPPTKQYGSYIDDDLLRSFEFSRDYGKEAFANRLNFLDRLKKKLVSRSEQKNSSSRLETLLNDVDKPKGLCIFHDGLVSHVCAVNPNNGCTALHLTIDKGDNPKIVSLLLDADSSCVNMQDNKGLTPLHYASRQKRKKCVELLLSVEEIDVNILSLNGSLAEDLTTDKSVIKLINSHRKGQPVRQRTDPESCGASVVSDFGLRSTPSTQKASTVNFEKIQGRFEALKRQKKE, from the exons ATGGCTTCAGAAGACTATTTCTGTAAGTATTGTGCATTGGAGTCAGAAGGATTTGAGGATCCATTTGGATATCAGTTAGACCCTGGGAAAAAGAACTACAAAGAAATATTTCCTGAACTTCTTCATGACTTTCAATCTAAATCAGAATATATTTGTGCAAGACATCGACACGGGATATCAGTCCATCAGTTTGGAACagtgaaaaattcaaacaagtCTAAGGATGCTAATGTATCCAACTTCAAGTATAATATTGCTAATCCTATAGCAAGGGAGGAAAGGAAAAGGGTTGATgataaaaaagttcaacagcATGGAGAGAATGTGACATTCATCAACAAAAGCACCTCCTCTAAGCCAGCTTCACCAACGATGGAGAAGACAAAAAGTAAACCCTGTACAACTACTCAAGGGCAATTATCAAATCAACTAGGCCGGGGGTCAGAGAGATTGAACCCCTCCAACAACCAGTGTTGTTGCTGCTCGGAGTACCATCATCACACATTCGAATCTCCTGAATTTTACGTTCCTAGAGATGACTCTTGTTCAAAGTTGGAGGCATCCCTTTCACAAAACCATCAGGATGTGGAGAAAGCAAATGAGACTTTCCTTAATATAAGCAATGCATTTTGGTACCCCAGCTTGTGTCTCAATCAGTTTTCCCCTGAGTTTCTGTACACTAACTTTGAATCCCTGTGGCCACAAGAGGACGTCTTGAGAGACATTTTAAGGGACAGCATTCAGAATACAGTATTACGCAGTGCCATACCTCAGCTGACCAAAGTTGCTATAGTGTGTGGGCCAGTTGATATGTTAAAATCTCTCATCTCTTTGTCATTAGTCA GACTTGATACCTCTGTAGAGGAGGAGGCAGGTCTTCTCCATTATGCCTGTTTGTTCAGAAGACTGGATGTGATCACTTATTTAACCAGCATAGGCATTCCTGCAAAGCTGAAAGATAAGCATG GAAACTTTGCCAGTGCTTTGAGTTTCAGTTCTAAGGTGTATAAGCATCTCCCTCACAAATACCAGCTGACTCAGGCCCCCCAGTCCGCCCCCAAACTTCCCAGTGCTCAGGACAGGAATGTCATCTTCTCTTTGGCAAAGTCCCCCAGATCACTCTATGACATACAGAGGAAGTTACAG TCATTTGAATTCAATGTCAACACTGAATGTGATGAAACTGGTAACTTCCTAATTCATCTGGCTACCCAGACAG GTCTGTGTCAGCTTCCACTGATCTACAGCCTCAGACACATACAGCATGCAGACATTGAGCTGTGTAACTCGGACGGGCTCACCCCTCTCATGATAGCAGCAGTGGAGGGCTCCAACATACTCTGTGAT GTTCTTATTTGTGTGTTTGGAGCTGACCCCAATAAAAACAATGTTCACAATGGCCGGACGGCATTACATTATGCCACACAGTACAATCATGTCAACATCGTTAC GACTTTGATCAAGAGAGGGGCTGATTTCAATAAGGAAGATTACCGAGGCCTACGACCTGATGACCTCAATATCAGCCTGTATCACCATGACGATTGTAAAGACATAATAACATCACATAGGGCACTCAGGCTGAAACATCTCACAGATGTGGTACAAAGT GGGACGCTGAAGAAGACTGATCTGTGGGAATCGGACATTAATGTCACCGACGAAAACAACTTCACTCTGCTGATGGTGGCAGCTCTTCATAACAG AGCTGATAATGTTGAAATGATTCTGGAAGTTAGTGCAAATTCCATCAATGCCCAGTACTACCAG CTGAATGAGGATCCTTCCAGTGATTGTAACACAGGAATGACAGCATTAAGTATGGCTGCCATGAAGGGGCATGCAACTGTTGTCCATCTTCTCCTGTC GAAGGGAGCTAACCCTGCAATATCAGACATCATGAGGTTGTCTCCACTGTACCATGCAGTTTTGAACAACCATGAGGAGGCTGTTAAAGCAATACTGGAGTTTTTCCCCACTACCTACTGG GGCTTGTTTGAAGCCATGAAAATTAGTAAGAAGACACACATTTACAGCCTGATCAAACAAGCCTGGCAAAG GAGACAGGATGAGATAGTAAGCCCAGGATTGTTTGAGTCCTGTATGTCAGGGAAGGCTGATCAGCTGTACTGTATGTTAGAGGAAGGAGATGTTGTAGACCCAAAG AGTGGTGTTGGCAACTGGCCATTGTTCTTAGCTGTAGAAAATGGACATTTAGAGATTGTCAGATTACTATGTCAG AAAGGAGCAGATATACGGAAGCGTTACACCCCCACTGGATCCACCCTCCTACACACCGCAGCGCAGATGGGGCGGGGAGAGGTGATGGACTACCTGCTGGGGCTGTGTCGACCCCTGAAGAAGAGCGAGGAGGAGTACAAGTTAGGGTACTTTCACCGGGGGCTGGACATCAATGCTgtcaataaagaaaacaaaacagcCCTCCAAGTGGCTGCGGAAAAAG GTTACCTCAAGATTGTGAAATCTCTGCTGCTTCACGGAGCTACTACCTCACTGCTGGACTCCAATGGTGCCCTCTTCTGCCTCCCAGAATTTGGAGGAGTCTGGCAAGAAATCAGTGACCACAGACAAAGGCATTCCAACCATATCTTTAACTTCATCACTCTGGATTCCAAAAAGAACTTTGCAGCTCTCATGAAAATATGGCTG CCTGGGTTTGATCACAATCTGCGAGACAAGGGGGGAAACACCCCTCTGATGGTGGCTTGTCAGGTGGGCGTGTCTGAAATCATCTCCTTCCTGTTGCAGTCAGCTGTCTACCCACAATCCCTGTACGAGGATGATGATGCCAT CTCCACTTATGATGACAATGACTCGGGGGTCCAAGACACAGTGCTAACCCCACCCACCAAACAGTATGGCTCCTACATAGATG ATGATTTACTCAGGAGCTTTGAGTTCTCACGTGATTATGGTAAAGAAGCCTTTGCCAACAG GTTAAACTTTTTggacagattaaaaaaaaaattagtttccCG atCAGAACAAAAGAATTCATCAAGTCGACTTGAAACATTGTTAAACGATGTAGATAAACCAAAGGGACTCTGTATTTTTCACG ATGGACTTGTGAGTCACGTCTGTGCTGTGAATCCAAACAATGGTTGTACTGCTCTCCATTTGACTATTGACAAGGGGGATAACCCTAAGATTGTCTCCCTTTTGTTGGATGCTGATTCAAGTTGTGTAAACATGCAGGACAATAAGGGACTAACTCCTCTACATTACGCCAGTAGACAGAAACGGAAAAAATGTGTAGAGCTGCTTCTG agTGTTGAAGAGATAGATGTGAACATCCTGTCTTTGAATGGCAGCCTGGCAGAAGACTTGACCACCGATAAATCAGTGATCAAACTGATCAACAGTCACAGAAAGGGACAGCCTGTCAG ACAGAGGACCGACCCAGAAAGTTGTGGTGCTTCTGTGGTGTCCGATTTTGGTCTCCGCTCCACCCCCAGCACACAGAAGGCATCCACTGTCAATTTTGAGAAAATTCAAGGAAGATTTGAAGCTCTCAAGAGACAGAAAAAGGAGTAG
- the LOC105333291 gene encoding serine/threonine-protein phosphatase 6 regulatory ankyrin repeat subunit B isoform X2: MASEDYFCKYCALESEGFEDPFGYQLDPGKKNYKEIFPELLHDFQSKSEYICARHRHGISVHQFGTVKNSNKSKDANVSNFKYNIANPIAREERKRVDDKKVQQHGENVTFINKSTSSKPASPTMEKTKSKPCTTTQGQLSNQLGRGSERLNPSNNQCCCCSEYHHHTFESPEFYVPRDDSCSKLEASLSQNHQDVEKANETFLNISNAFWYPSLCLNQFSPEFLYTNFESLWPQEDVLRDILRDSIQNTVLRSAIPQLTKVAIVCGPVDMLKSLISLSLVRLDTSVEEEAGLLHYACLFRRLDVITYLTSIGIPAKLKDKHGNFASALSFSSKVYKHLPHKYQLTQAPQSAPKLPSAQDRNVIFSLAKSPRSLYDIQRKLQSFEFNVNTECDETGNFLIHLATQTGLCQLPLIYSLRHIQHADIELCNSDGLTPLMIAAVEGSNILCDVLICVFGADPNKNNVHNGRTALHYATQYNHVNIVTTLIKRGADFNKEDYRGLRPDDLNISLYHHDDCKDIITSHRALRLKHLTDVVQSGTLKKTDLWESDINVTDENNFTLLMVAALHNRADNVEMILEVSANSINAQYYQLNEDPSSDCNTGMTALSMAAMKGHATVVHLLLSKGANPAISDIMRLSPLYHAVLNNHEEAVKAILEFFPTTYWGLFEAMKISKKTHIYSLIKQAWQRRQDEIVSPGLFESCMSGKADQLYCMLEEGDVVDPKSGVGNWPLFLAVENGHLEIVRLLCQKGADIRKRYTPTGSTLLHTAAQMGRGEVMDYLLGLCRPLKKSEEEYKLGYFHRGLDINAVNKENKTALQVAAEKGYLKIVKSLLLHGATTSLLDSNGALFCLPEFGGVWQEISDHRQRHSNHIFNFITLDSKKNFAALMKIWLPGFDHNLRDKGGNTPLMVACQVGVSEIISFLLQSAVYPQSLYEDDDAISTYDDNDSGVQDTVLTPPTKQYGSYIDDDLLRSFEFSRDYGKEAFANRLKKKLVSRSEQKNSSSRLETLLNDVDKPKGLCIFHDGLVSHVCAVNPNNGCTALHLTIDKGDNPKIVSLLLDADSSCVNMQDNKGLTPLHYASRQKRKKCVELLLSVEEIDVNILSLNGSLAEDLTTDKSVIKLINSHRKGQPVRQRTDPESCGASVVSDFGLRSTPSTQKASTVNFEKIQGRFEALKRQKKE; this comes from the exons ATGGCTTCAGAAGACTATTTCTGTAAGTATTGTGCATTGGAGTCAGAAGGATTTGAGGATCCATTTGGATATCAGTTAGACCCTGGGAAAAAGAACTACAAAGAAATATTTCCTGAACTTCTTCATGACTTTCAATCTAAATCAGAATATATTTGTGCAAGACATCGACACGGGATATCAGTCCATCAGTTTGGAACagtgaaaaattcaaacaagtCTAAGGATGCTAATGTATCCAACTTCAAGTATAATATTGCTAATCCTATAGCAAGGGAGGAAAGGAAAAGGGTTGATgataaaaaagttcaacagcATGGAGAGAATGTGACATTCATCAACAAAAGCACCTCCTCTAAGCCAGCTTCACCAACGATGGAGAAGACAAAAAGTAAACCCTGTACAACTACTCAAGGGCAATTATCAAATCAACTAGGCCGGGGGTCAGAGAGATTGAACCCCTCCAACAACCAGTGTTGTTGCTGCTCGGAGTACCATCATCACACATTCGAATCTCCTGAATTTTACGTTCCTAGAGATGACTCTTGTTCAAAGTTGGAGGCATCCCTTTCACAAAACCATCAGGATGTGGAGAAAGCAAATGAGACTTTCCTTAATATAAGCAATGCATTTTGGTACCCCAGCTTGTGTCTCAATCAGTTTTCCCCTGAGTTTCTGTACACTAACTTTGAATCCCTGTGGCCACAAGAGGACGTCTTGAGAGACATTTTAAGGGACAGCATTCAGAATACAGTATTACGCAGTGCCATACCTCAGCTGACCAAAGTTGCTATAGTGTGTGGGCCAGTTGATATGTTAAAATCTCTCATCTCTTTGTCATTAGTCA GACTTGATACCTCTGTAGAGGAGGAGGCAGGTCTTCTCCATTATGCCTGTTTGTTCAGAAGACTGGATGTGATCACTTATTTAACCAGCATAGGCATTCCTGCAAAGCTGAAAGATAAGCATG GAAACTTTGCCAGTGCTTTGAGTTTCAGTTCTAAGGTGTATAAGCATCTCCCTCACAAATACCAGCTGACTCAGGCCCCCCAGTCCGCCCCCAAACTTCCCAGTGCTCAGGACAGGAATGTCATCTTCTCTTTGGCAAAGTCCCCCAGATCACTCTATGACATACAGAGGAAGTTACAG TCATTTGAATTCAATGTCAACACTGAATGTGATGAAACTGGTAACTTCCTAATTCATCTGGCTACCCAGACAG GTCTGTGTCAGCTTCCACTGATCTACAGCCTCAGACACATACAGCATGCAGACATTGAGCTGTGTAACTCGGACGGGCTCACCCCTCTCATGATAGCAGCAGTGGAGGGCTCCAACATACTCTGTGAT GTTCTTATTTGTGTGTTTGGAGCTGACCCCAATAAAAACAATGTTCACAATGGCCGGACGGCATTACATTATGCCACACAGTACAATCATGTCAACATCGTTAC GACTTTGATCAAGAGAGGGGCTGATTTCAATAAGGAAGATTACCGAGGCCTACGACCTGATGACCTCAATATCAGCCTGTATCACCATGACGATTGTAAAGACATAATAACATCACATAGGGCACTCAGGCTGAAACATCTCACAGATGTGGTACAAAGT GGGACGCTGAAGAAGACTGATCTGTGGGAATCGGACATTAATGTCACCGACGAAAACAACTTCACTCTGCTGATGGTGGCAGCTCTTCATAACAG AGCTGATAATGTTGAAATGATTCTGGAAGTTAGTGCAAATTCCATCAATGCCCAGTACTACCAG CTGAATGAGGATCCTTCCAGTGATTGTAACACAGGAATGACAGCATTAAGTATGGCTGCCATGAAGGGGCATGCAACTGTTGTCCATCTTCTCCTGTC GAAGGGAGCTAACCCTGCAATATCAGACATCATGAGGTTGTCTCCACTGTACCATGCAGTTTTGAACAACCATGAGGAGGCTGTTAAAGCAATACTGGAGTTTTTCCCCACTACCTACTGG GGCTTGTTTGAAGCCATGAAAATTAGTAAGAAGACACACATTTACAGCCTGATCAAACAAGCCTGGCAAAG GAGACAGGATGAGATAGTAAGCCCAGGATTGTTTGAGTCCTGTATGTCAGGGAAGGCTGATCAGCTGTACTGTATGTTAGAGGAAGGAGATGTTGTAGACCCAAAG AGTGGTGTTGGCAACTGGCCATTGTTCTTAGCTGTAGAAAATGGACATTTAGAGATTGTCAGATTACTATGTCAG AAAGGAGCAGATATACGGAAGCGTTACACCCCCACTGGATCCACCCTCCTACACACCGCAGCGCAGATGGGGCGGGGAGAGGTGATGGACTACCTGCTGGGGCTGTGTCGACCCCTGAAGAAGAGCGAGGAGGAGTACAAGTTAGGGTACTTTCACCGGGGGCTGGACATCAATGCTgtcaataaagaaaacaaaacagcCCTCCAAGTGGCTGCGGAAAAAG GTTACCTCAAGATTGTGAAATCTCTGCTGCTTCACGGAGCTACTACCTCACTGCTGGACTCCAATGGTGCCCTCTTCTGCCTCCCAGAATTTGGAGGAGTCTGGCAAGAAATCAGTGACCACAGACAAAGGCATTCCAACCATATCTTTAACTTCATCACTCTGGATTCCAAAAAGAACTTTGCAGCTCTCATGAAAATATGGCTG CCTGGGTTTGATCACAATCTGCGAGACAAGGGGGGAAACACCCCTCTGATGGTGGCTTGTCAGGTGGGCGTGTCTGAAATCATCTCCTTCCTGTTGCAGTCAGCTGTCTACCCACAATCCCTGTACGAGGATGATGATGCCAT CTCCACTTATGATGACAATGACTCGGGGGTCCAAGACACAGTGCTAACCCCACCCACCAAACAGTATGGCTCCTACATAGATG ATGATTTACTCAGGAGCTTTGAGTTCTCACGTGATTATGGTAAAGAAGCCTTTGCCAACAG attaaaaaaaaaattagtttccCG atCAGAACAAAAGAATTCATCAAGTCGACTTGAAACATTGTTAAACGATGTAGATAAACCAAAGGGACTCTGTATTTTTCACG ATGGACTTGTGAGTCACGTCTGTGCTGTGAATCCAAACAATGGTTGTACTGCTCTCCATTTGACTATTGACAAGGGGGATAACCCTAAGATTGTCTCCCTTTTGTTGGATGCTGATTCAAGTTGTGTAAACATGCAGGACAATAAGGGACTAACTCCTCTACATTACGCCAGTAGACAGAAACGGAAAAAATGTGTAGAGCTGCTTCTG agTGTTGAAGAGATAGATGTGAACATCCTGTCTTTGAATGGCAGCCTGGCAGAAGACTTGACCACCGATAAATCAGTGATCAAACTGATCAACAGTCACAGAAAGGGACAGCCTGTCAG ACAGAGGACCGACCCAGAAAGTTGTGGTGCTTCTGTGGTGTCCGATTTTGGTCTCCGCTCCACCCCCAGCACACAGAAGGCATCCACTGTCAATTTTGAGAAAATTCAAGGAAGATTTGAAGCTCTCAAGAGACAGAAAAAGGAGTAG